From the genome of Romeriopsis navalis LEGE 11480, one region includes:
- the rpmE gene encoding 50S ribosomal protein L31: MAKDGIHPEWYPEAKVMCNGEHVMTVGSTKPEISVDVWSGNHPFFTGTQKIIDTEGRVERFLRKYGMASQAEAEGGDEKK; this comes from the coding sequence ATGGCAAAAGATGGTATTCACCCAGAGTGGTATCCCGAAGCAAAGGTCATGTGCAACGGTGAGCATGTGATGACTGTGGGTTCGACGAAGCCAGAGATCAGCGTAGATGTTTGGTCTGGCAACCACCCGTTCTTCACTGGAACTCAGAAGATTATTGATACTGAGGGTCGGGTTGAGCGCTTCTTGCGGAAGTACGGTATGGCTTCCCAGGCGGAAGCGGAAGGCGGCGACGAGAAGAAGTAG
- the rpsI gene encoding 30S ribosomal protein S9, whose protein sequence is MADQGRAMYQGTGRRKTAVARVRLVPGDGKFVINGKDGAYYLQGNHEYVSSAKAPLETLGLEEQYDLLVNAHGGGLTGQAEAIRMGVARALCELDPDNRSPLKIEGYLRRDARAKERRKYGLRKARKAPQYSKR, encoded by the coding sequence ATGGCTGATCAAGGACGTGCAATGTACCAGGGAACTGGTCGTCGTAAAACTGCTGTCGCGCGGGTCCGCCTGGTTCCTGGTGATGGCAAGTTTGTGATTAATGGTAAGGATGGCGCTTACTACTTGCAGGGCAACCACGAGTATGTATCTTCCGCTAAGGCGCCATTGGAGACTTTGGGCTTAGAAGAGCAATACGACTTGTTGGTCAACGCCCACGGTGGTGGTTTGACCGGACAAGCGGAAGCGATTCGGATGGGTGTGGCGCGCGCTTTATGTGAGCTAGACCCGGATAACCGCAGTCCCCTCAAAATCGAAGGCTATCTCCGCCGGGATGCGCGGGCGAAAGAGCGTCGTAAGTATGGTTTGCGCAAGGCACGTAAAGCGCCTCAGTACTCGAAGCGTTAG
- the rplM gene encoding 50S ribosomal protein L13, whose amino-acid sequence MATEKTYLPTSQTVERNWYVVDASGQRLGRLATEIANILRGKNKPNFTPSVDTGDFVVVINADKIEVTGSKASQKLYRRHSGRPGGMKVETFTQLQARIPERIIEKAVKGMLPKTSLGRQQFTKLNVYAGAEHPHAAQKPEVLEINTIPGAK is encoded by the coding sequence ATGGCTACCGAAAAAACCTATCTTCCTACGAGCCAAACTGTCGAGCGTAACTGGTACGTTGTTGATGCGTCTGGTCAGCGTTTGGGCCGTTTGGCCACGGAAATTGCAAATATCCTCCGGGGTAAAAACAAGCCAAACTTCACTCCTTCGGTGGACACAGGCGACTTTGTCGTGGTGATCAACGCCGATAAGATTGAAGTGACTGGTAGTAAAGCCAGTCAAAAGCTCTACCGTCGTCACTCCGGTCGTCCCGGCGGGATGAAGGTGGAGACCTTCACGCAACTGCAAGCGCGGATTCCGGAGCGAATCATCGAGAAAGCCGTTAAAGGCATGTTGCCGAAGACTTCCTTGGGCCGTCAGCAGTTCACGAAGCTGAACGTTTATGCGGGTGCGGAGCATCCCCATGCGGCGCAGAAGCCGGAAGTTTTGGAAATCAACACTATCCCAGGAGCGAAATAA
- the truA gene encoding tRNA pseudouridine(38-40) synthase TruA — translation MQADVSGLEMQRVALVLQYQGSQFSGWQRQPHNQRTVQEVLEDALASVVGARVVVHTAGRTDAGVHAAAQVVHFDVQTLIPPQRWMGILNGRLPEDIVVRAATPVSADWHARFSASWRRYRYTLYTNRVPNLFVSPYAWHYYYEPLDEKLMHQALAPLVGRHHLAAFHRAGSGRAHSWVDVHEAFCQRQGDFVTIEVQASGFLYGMMRLLVGLLVQVGKGERSVDEFTELWMSERRDQVKYSAPARGLCLLRVGYSDCPFSPDVWYDAQPQLTLPTAFPTLDQIPHLDPPIDYRTEASVFSESNS, via the coding sequence ATGCAGGCTGATGTCTCTGGTTTGGAAATGCAACGGGTTGCCCTGGTGCTGCAATACCAAGGAAGTCAGTTCTCGGGCTGGCAACGTCAGCCGCATAATCAACGCACTGTGCAAGAAGTGTTGGAAGATGCCTTGGCGTCAGTAGTGGGAGCGCGCGTCGTCGTTCATACGGCGGGTCGGACAGATGCCGGAGTCCATGCAGCAGCACAAGTGGTTCACTTTGATGTTCAAACGTTGATACCACCGCAGCGATGGATGGGAATTCTGAACGGTCGCTTGCCGGAAGATATTGTGGTTAGAGCCGCCACCCCCGTTTCGGCGGACTGGCACGCAAGATTTTCTGCAAGTTGGCGGCGCTACCGTTACACGCTTTATACAAATCGGGTGCCAAACCTATTTGTTAGCCCCTACGCTTGGCATTACTACTATGAGCCGCTGGATGAAAAGCTGATGCATCAGGCGCTTGCGCCTTTAGTCGGTCGACATCACTTAGCTGCTTTCCACCGCGCCGGTTCTGGCCGGGCCCATTCCTGGGTCGATGTACATGAAGCGTTTTGCCAGCGACAAGGCGACTTTGTGACGATCGAAGTTCAGGCCAGTGGGTTTCTGTACGGGATGATGCGACTACTCGTCGGGTTGCTTGTACAGGTGGGTAAGGGCGAACGATCGGTAGATGAGTTTACCGAGCTATGGATGTCTGAGCGCCGCGATCAAGTGAAGTACTCTGCCCCGGCCCGTGGATTGTGTCTGCTGCGTGTGGGATACTCAGACTGTCCGTTCTCACCGGATGTTTGGTACGACGCCCAACCGCAACTGACCTTGCCAACGGCATTTCCAACCCTAGACCAGATTCCGCATCTTGATCCTCCGATCGACTATCGAACCGAGGCTTCAGTATTTTCGGAATCGAACTCATAG
- the rplQ gene encoding 50S ribosomal protein L17 — protein MRHQNRVAKLGRPADQRKAMLRALTTELIRNGRITTTKARAKAVRNETERMVTLAKDGSLAARRKALGYIYDKQLVHALFEQAQERYGERQGGYTRILRTIRRRGDNAEMAIIELV, from the coding sequence ATGCGGCACCAAAATCGAGTTGCCAAACTCGGTCGGCCCGCGGACCAGCGTAAAGCAATGCTGCGTGCGCTCACGACTGAGTTAATCCGCAACGGTCGGATTACTACAACAAAAGCACGAGCGAAAGCTGTGCGAAACGAAACAGAGCGGATGGTGACATTAGCGAAGGATGGTTCCTTGGCGGCGCGCCGGAAAGCTTTGGGTTATATCTACGACAAGCAGCTAGTCCATGCGCTATTTGAGCAAGCTCAAGAGCGTTATGGCGAGCGTCAGGGTGGATATACCCGGATTCTCCGGACGATTCGTCGTCGCGGTGATAATGCTGAAATGGCGATTATTGAGCTGGTCTAG